TCCTCCGGATTACTGAAATATTGCATCACGCTTACCACAGCACTAGTCGCACTACTAAACATCAAGCCAATGATTAGCAAGGAAGTGTGATCTGATACATGAGTCGAAAAATAAATAACGACCATAAAGACCAGAAATGATCCCAACACAGCGCCAAAAGTCAAGGATACATTGGCATCCAGCACATAGCCCATCATCCCAAAAACAGAACTACCCAATACGACAACAGCTACCCCTAAACTAGCGCCAGCACTAATCCCAAGCACGTAAGGACCCGCCAATGGATTGCGAAAAAAGGTTTGCATGAAAAGACCACTCAAACTCAGGGAAATACCAGCCGCAAAGGCGGAAAGCGCTCTAGGCAAGCGATATTGGATCAGGATATTTTGCCAAACCAACTGGTCCTCTGCCGGGTCAAACAAAATATTGAACATATCCCCTACCGGTATCCATACAGAACCTACCGCCAAACTAAAAGCGAACAGCAATAAACACAGAAGAGCAAGGAAGCTTACGGATTTCAGCACCAGTTTAAGTTTGATAAACAATGATCAAACAAAGCTAAACCAAAGGAACCGAGCTGCCAATCTATTTTGACAATCCCCTAAAATTTAGAAATCACTCTTGCTCTTTAATATACTTCAACATAGCCTTGAAGCTCGCTGCTTGATCCAGGCTAGATTGGGAACTACCCTCCACTTCATAGTAAGCATCCAAAAATGGTTTGGCAGGACTCCAGATAGTCTGCATCGTACCAAGATATTTTGGACGCATGGTTTCGTTGCTATTCGCTTTGAAGAAGTCCATCATCTCCATATGTGCTAGCGCTACCTCTTCCTTGTTCCAAAAACAGGAAACAACTTGAAGCCCCCGGGATGCAAAAATGGCTGGAGTCGGTTCTGCCACATTGTAATGCCAATCACAAACGACAATATCCTTCGGAACAAGATCGATAGAGGCCTCTGTACCATTTTCACTGGCCTCCCACATACCTAGACCGCTGATCTCACCTTCCAGCATGCGATCTCCCCAAATCCAAAGCTCTCTACCTGACTGAGCCAAATGATCGCGAATTCGTCCCACTTCATCCGCAAAAAGCTGTGCATTATTCTTTCCTGCACATCTTGGACACTTATCGTCACCAATGTAAAACACCTCGTCCATCCCGGCATGAAAAGCTTTGGACTCAAACACTTCGGTCACTTCATCTACCAGAGCAAAAACGACCTCATGTACTTTTGGGTGCAGGGGACAATAGCTTTTGCAGTACAAACCATCCTCATTGGGCCACTTGTATTCCCTG
This is a stretch of genomic DNA from Reichenbachiella ulvae. It encodes these proteins:
- a CDS encoding FecCD family ABC transporter permease, producing the protein MLKSVSFLALLCLLLFAFSLAVGSVWIPVGDMFNILFDPAEDQLVWQNILIQYRLPRALSAFAAGISLSLSGLFMQTFFRNPLAGPYVLGISAGASLGVAVVVLGSSVFGMMGYVLDANVSLTFGAVLGSFLVFMVVIYFSTHVSDHTSLLIIGLMFSSATSAVVSVMQYFSNPEDIQSYLIWTFGDLGSVTMSELTLMLPLLFLGWVLSLTLVKSLNIYLIGNNYARNAGLNIKMSKYAIISITALLAGTVTAYCGPIAFIGLAGPHIARMILNTSDHKKLIPYSALIGAAVLLFCDVISRLPGLPQALPLNAITSLLGGPLVIYLIVKKKNLQNSF
- a CDS encoding family 20 glycosylhydrolase, translating into MKLVISTLLFFSSLVQSFGQVLIEDSVRNVYGFAIAAPQPQDMERFVQFIDQELGPNGINTLVLRVDYGYEYESYPNLRNENPLSKKEVKKIVAAAQKWNIQLIPQINLLGHQSWAGDLEMLLTEYPEFDETPHVSMPREYKWPNEDGLYCKSYCPLHPKVHEVVFALVDEVTEVFESKAFHAGMDEVFYIGDDKCPRCAGKNNAQLFADEVGRIRDHLAQSGRELWIWGDRMLEGEISGLGMWEASENGTEASIDLVPKDIVVCDWHYNVAEPTPAIFASRGLQVVSCFWNKEEVALAHMEMMDFFKANSNETMRPKYLGTMQTIWSPAKPFLDAYYEVEGSSQSSLDQAASFKAMLKYIKEQE